The genomic stretch GTTCAGGTAACGACTCCCACGTCTCATCTCGGTCGAAACCTTGTGGCACTTCGATTGAATTATAGTCACTGTTGTCCTGAGCCACAATATCATTGAAACCCGATACCATTTCCGACTGTTGGGACAAGACGATATCTCCAAAATCACCTTGACGCACTCGATCATGTAGTTCGAACAGAGATAGAGGCGTACCACTCTGGTCTGTATAAAACATGTTCATTTGTGGATCAAGCACAATCCACTTCCCAAATTCGTTGCTCCAAATATCAACAACCACATGACCTTTGCCTAGACCCGTATTCGAATTAGGTCTTCTTAATCCGATAACACGGGAAGGCACCCCGAACGCCGAATACACGTGCTGTAGCATGTGAGCAAATTCAACGCAGCGGAAGGCTACTTTGCCCTGCCTAACATCGTCCAACAATTCCAATGCACTCAGGGACGGAGCCTCGTCCCACCCTTGGTGGGCTGACAGATTGTGAACCCAGTCCATTATGGTAATAATTTGTTTCCATTCACTGCTACATGATTTAAGCTCCAAGCCTGTTGCCTTACGTAGTTTATCTCTAGGTTCAGGTTCTTCTGCCCAAACATAGCTATCGAAAGCGTACGACTTTTCTGTGTGATTGTACTCCAATAGTTCCCAACGAAATCGTCGGTCCATCGTGTTGCCCCCAAGAGTTCCAATTTTATCAACATGCCTGCGAGATGCTATCAGTAATTTTACAAGAGTTGCTATTGACGATTACTGCCCGAATGCGCAAGAGTCACCGTGGTGACAGCCTGTATAATCATACACGGGTTAAATGATGGTGATTTTGCAATTGCTCAACCAATGGCTGAAAAATAACAGGAGCAAATTTGTCGCTGTTTGTGTATCTAAAATTACAGTTGGTCGCGTATTTCAGATCGGACCGTTTACGGCTCGCGTGACAAACTGAAATCTTTTCGTGTCTTGCGAGTGGCGCTGCAACTCGAAACGAAGAAGGATCACACGATAAGATCTATATTCGACACTTTTCTGAAGAATCCCTTTGCAAGCAAGAGACGAAAGGGCGAATGTCGTTTTGGTACGCATTTTTTCATTTATCGATTTTGGACGGGACATGAGGATTTTAAGGAACATGGACAGGCCTGACAGCGTACAAGCGTGACAAGCTCCAAAATCCTTATCGATCGCGCGAAGGACAAGCGATCCTTGAACAAGCTGTGGTATACGAAAGCCTGTTTTCCCTTGAAAGGATTGGGTAGTCAAGCCTGTGTTATTGGGTAGGCGAGGTAGGATGATTCGGTAGGCAGCGTCTGCGCGTTTATACGTTTGTTTGGATAAACGGTTTTGAGGCCTGATGGGGTAAGTACTTTTAGGATGACGTAAACCGAACCTGTCGCCGTGTGGGTGGATGTAAACGGAAACGGATGATGAAGACGTATCCGTGGACGTTTCGCATCATCGACCAAGGTGATGTCCAATTTGACGTTTACGTTTGTGAAGAGGTACGCGAGAAAAAGGTGACAAGCTGGAGGGTCTAAGTGATCGGACAAGCGAGTAGGTATAGAGGGAAATTGAAAAAAGGCGGTGTCTTTCAAGGTGAAAAAACGCCCGGTTTCTCTCACCAATCAAATTCCTGCATCCGCTCGGGCCCTGGTCGAACAATTTGATGAAGCAAAAAGAAAAGGGAGTTCTTTTGAAAAACAGCACGTACGACAAACCTTTTGGGTTCGCCGCGATCTTGCGAAACGGGTGGATGAATTGTGCAAAACGCGAAAGGGTTTTAAGACGCAGTTTGTGAATTATGCGCTTGAGCGTTGCCTGGAGGAAGTAATGCGGGATGAAACGCGTGCGGATCGCGCGGATGAGACTGTGACGGAGCCCACCATGCCGAGTGAGGATGGAGCGTGTAAAGAATTGACGCGCCAGGAGGTCGAACAAATTCTTGATAAGAAAAACGCAGATGAGGCATGCCGAGCGAAAGCGTGGGAATGGTTTTTTCCTGATCAACGTGATCAAACGAAACTCTGGAACTCAGAAAAAAACACGTTTTCACACGAAAACATTAAAATTGGGAATGGGTTGCGTAAATTCCAGTCTGCTCAGGGGTGCATTGAGTATTTTATTGAACAGTACCCTTATTGGAGGAAGATCGGGAAGTTTTAGGCCAAATTAAAAATAGGTGAGTCCATGGTAGGAGAAGATAAAATGCTGAGCAACGGAAAGGTTTCTCAGCGCCTTCATTCGATTGAGTTAAACTGCAATCGAGAGATGGTTCGCAATGATCGATTCGTGATCGCTATATGGTTTTATCGATAGGGTGTCACCCTGCAATTTCCTTGACTTCAGGATTGCAGGCATTGGAGAGAAAGGATGTATGGCGTAACAGAATGTGCGTCATGACGAACCTGCCATGCGCGTGGTAGGCTCCTTTTTGTGCTTTGATACGATCACAAAGGGAGCTGTGTCATGCGATCTTTTAAGAAGGGCTCGGCGACACTGGCTCTTGCGATGTTGACGACGTCGATCAGTCCATCTTTTGCCTCTACAAGGCCAAGTGTTGGCCAAACGAATGCTTCTTCTGTGTCTTCTTCTTCTTCGTTTGCATCGGTCTTTTTTCCATCGTTTTCAACGACTCAACCGATCGTTCAAAAGGCAGCGTCGCATACGCCGCATACGGGATCAAAGCAAGCAACCTCACGCGCGTCGCGTCTGCAAACGGGGTCTCTTGTCGCGCCGAGGTAAATCGGTGCTTTGCCCCCTGTAATGCATCCGAGCGCGGTGCAAACGGCCATGATCCGAACGACCCGCAGTGTGCGACCAAGCGTCCCCACGGCACCGAAGGCATCGCCTGCGCCGCTTTCCTATCAGGCGCATGTGGCGGCCGTGTCGGGCACAGGTCCCTTGGTGACCTTCACGCGCGACAACGCCTCCATCGCATTTACGCTGCAGCAAAGCAGCAAGGTGCCCGTCTCCTTTGCTGCGCAGGGCGCAACCTATGCAAACATTCTCCCCCATGTCGATCTGGTGTATCAGATGATGCAGGGGGGCGTCAAAGAAAGCATTGTGCTCCACCGCGCACAAGCACCACACACCTTTACGTTTCTGGTCGACACCGCGCATGTCATGGTGCGCGAGGTGCCGTCCCAGGGCATCCTTTTCTATGATCAAACCACGCATCAACCGATTGCGATCATCCCCAATCCCACGATCCGGGATGCGTCAGGGGCCACGTCAAACACGGCCGTCTCGATGCACTCTTCACCGCTTCGAACGGGGCAACTGTCTGTCACCGTGTCGGTGCAGGACGCGTGGCTGAAGCAGGCACAGTTTCCCGTGACGATCGATCCGTCGATTGTCAGTGCCACCGGTCCTGCGTGGACGCCTTCACAAACCTTGCAACAAGGGATGAACCCAACGGGGTTAAACGGACTTGGGAACGTGGATTATGCGTCCCTTGCCATGCTTAAACCGGGAAGCACGCCGCAAGAGATTCTCTCCTTGCGCACAGGTCATTCGCAAACGTTTCTAAATCCCAATGGCACCTACACGACGCACATTTTTGCCAATGCGAAATTCTATAAAGACACAAAAGGCGCATGGCAGACTCTGAATGAAGCGCTCACGGCAAGCGCCAACCCGGCTTTTGCCTACCAAAATACCGCAGGCCCGTTTACCGCGCAGTTTGCAGCGCAAAGTGTCGCGTCAAACACGGTGTCCTTTACCAACCAAGGGGATACGCTTTCGTTTGGCCCGGTCAGCGGGAATGTGAGCACGGGCGTTGAACAAGGCAATCAGGTGACGTATCCGCAGGTCTTTTCAAACACGGACCTTCAGTACAACGTATTGCCTCAAGGTGTGCAGGAGAAAATTCTGATGCACTCCGCTGCGGCACCCTCGTCTTTTGCGTTTACGCTAAATACCAAAGGACTCACCTTTACGCAAAAAGCGGACGGATCCATTGTCTTTACGGACGCGACAACGCATGATTTTGTCGCACAAATTCCTGCACCTTATATGTACGATGCCACAGGTGCAACATCTTATGCGGTCAAACAGACCATCGTCGATCAGGGGAATGGAACGGCCCTGCTGACGGTCACACCGGACGCTGCGTGGGTGCACGCGAGCGAACGCGTTTTTCCGATTGCGATTGACCCGACGCTGACAAGCAACAGTAACAACAGCTCGCTTTTAAATACGTTTGTCTCATCCCAATACCCAAGCACCAATTATTCCGGGAATGGGAATACGACGGTGGATGCGGGGAATTCCAGTTTTTACGGCACGATGCGCGCGCTGATCGGGTTTGACAACTTGCCGCCTTTGATGCCAGGGGCGACGGGTGCCACGATCGTGTCGGCCACGCTCTCGGCCTTTCAGACGAATGGCAATGAGGCGGGCACACCGATTTCTGTGCTTCCCATTACGCAAAACTGGAATGCGCAGTCGGCGACGTGGGCCAATCAGCCGACCGTCGGCGCGGCCATGAATACGCAAACGACCGCGGCCCTTCCGAGCCCCACCGGTCAAACGATCTCAGGGACATGGCAATTCAATGTGACCTCTGCGGTCAAATCATGGTACAGCGAGCAGGCGGATAATTACGGTTTTGAACTTGTGGCGCCTTCCGGGGCGACGGAGTACGCCTCGTTTGCCTCGTATAACAGCATCACGCATCCCGCACCCACCCTATCGATTACGTATACGGTGCAGCCGGTTGGAAATGAGCCGTTTTGGTCGCAAACCAGCGACGGCGTGAATTTGGCAGATGGAAACCTGGAGGTTTTGCAGACGGACCTCTCGACGCCAGGGCGCGGGTATCCCGTCTCCATTTCGCGCACGTACAACAGCATGAATGCCACGTCAGAACCGCCGGGTCACACGAACCTGTTTGGCAACGGTTGGTCATCAAACTTGGACATGTCGATTGCCAACTGGGGACACGGCCCGATCCTTTTTACGGATGCCAATGGCCTGCAACACATCTTTGTTCCAAGCAACAAAGCCCAAGGCTACATCGCCACCGGGGCGGAACATTTGACCTTGACTGTGACGAGTTCTGGCGGTTATCTCGTCACCGAACAGGATGGCACGCAAATCGCCTTTAATGCGCAGCGAAAGCTTACTTCTATTACCGTGCCGACGGCGACACAGTCGCAAGTGACGTCCTTTCTTTACAACAGCGCGGGGCAATTGGACGGCATTCAGGATCCCTCCGGTCGTCTATGGGCGGTTTCGCTCAACAGCAATGGAACGATTCAAGCGATCACCGATCCTGCGGGGCGCGAGATCACGTACACGTATGATGCAAGCGGAGATTTGACCGGTGTGACGGTCGCGTCGCAAGCAGGATCGACCGATCAAACGAAGGTCTCGTACGGCTACGGCACATCCGGTCTTTTGACGTCCATGACCGACGCCAACGGCAATACGACTGCGATCACGTATCAATCGGGCACGGCGCAGGTCCATTCGGTGAGTACGCCGATCACCGTT from Ferroacidibacillus organovorans encodes the following:
- a CDS encoding transglutaminase-like domain-containing protein, translating into MDRRFRWELLEYNHTEKSYAFDSYVWAEEPEPRDKLRKATGLELKSCSSEWKQIITIMDWVHNLSAHQGWDEAPSLSALELLDDVRQGKVAFRCVEFAHMLQHVYSAFGVPSRVIGLRRPNSNTGLGKGHVVVDIWSNEFGKWIVLDPQMNMFYTDQSGTPLSLFELHDRVRQGDFGDIVLSQQSEMVSGFNDIVAQDNSDYNSIEVPQGFDRDETWESLPEHSGFHGFTRFWEEYYYHFAVRRMYSFNRSKSTTGSSDGNELFYYDPHEQPPIVFQRMRQTFEYTCDRTKIDFSLNTVEIQWIPSGVTKETPIEDTRKVTLNFKHTMPWFDHYDVRINDEPSTVTQHSLEVSLHVGENYISVTPVNYFGRHGKTSIIRMLVN